In Helianthus annuus cultivar XRQ/B chromosome 8, HanXRQr2.0-SUNRISE, whole genome shotgun sequence, a single genomic region encodes these proteins:
- the LOC110869719 gene encoding 60S acidic ribosomal protein P0-1-like, with protein sequence MASKAARKAIYLQKLHTHLKDNNKHLVIVSADNLCVNQLQAIRQGLRPHSSVVMGKNSFMRRSLEIHAPSAGKPAFVGAIPHINGKVGLVLTACDPEEVSETVAGYKLQPLVCSSMDIGMCSLWQWLLGFHMNLLIKQMVY encoded by the exons ATGGCTTCCAAGGCGGCAAGGAAGGCAATCTACCTCCAGAAGCTACACACCCACCTCAAAGACAATAACAAACATCTCGTCATCGTGAGTGCCGACAATCTTTGTGTGAACCAACTTCAGGCCATAAGGCAAGGACTGCGACCCCACTCATCTGTCGTCATGGGTAAGAATTCTTTCATGAGACGCTCACTCGAGATCCATGCCCCATCTGCCGGAAAGCCTGCTTTTGTTGGCGCAATTCCTCATATTAACGGCAAAGTTGGGTTGGTCTTGACTGCTTGTGATCCAGAGGAAGTGAGTGAAACGGTTGCGGGATATAAATTGCAGCCGCTGGTGTGTTCGTCAATGGATATTGGGATGTGTTCTCTGTGGCAGTGGTTGCTGGGTTTTCATATGAATTTGCTCA TTAAGCAAATGGTGTATTAG